One Melitaea cinxia chromosome 20, ilMelCinx1.1, whole genome shotgun sequence DNA segment encodes these proteins:
- the LOC123663576 gene encoding uncharacterized protein LOC123663576, translating to MERLKFEFVVKSNEDPKTNVICLTSIMDADKNIFLIPEQLQPVKQHNELMKTQTFQKVKATLQKRHEKRQVWISLTPELRDTYMDEDGNMQFKGYLLEEITTKTQPVFTNDTSTETLTKILENFAELKKESKQSSLKNLSEKFVIEKFTKKTSSVTQWMNIFEAECIRIGINEDIQKIQVFRLFLEDSCQDWYNSMLIKYTINSEWGIWKKKFCETYVNKGWSPIR from the exons ATGGAAAGGTTGAAATTTGAATTCGTTGTAAAATCGAATGAAGACCCGAAAACAAATGTAATCTGCTTAACCTCTATTATGGAcgcagataaaaatatattcttaattcCGGAACAATTACAGCCTGTAAAACAACATAACGAGTTAATGAAAACTCAAACCTTTCAAAAAGTTAAAGCTACGCTACAAAAAAGACATGAAAAAAGACAAGTATGGATTTCATTAACACCAGAATTACGGGATACTTATATGGATGAAGACGGAAATATGCAGTTCAAGGGATATTTACTAGAGGAGATTACAACAAAAACACAACCGGTTTTTACGAATGACACGTCAACAGAAACTCTTACAAAAATCCTGGAAAATTTCGCTGAATTGAAAAAGGAATCTAAACAGTCTAGTTTGAAAAACTTATCTGAGAAGTTCGTAATagaaaaattcacaaaaaaaacatCAAGTGTAACGCAGTggatgaatatttttgaagctGAATGTATTCGTATAGGTATAAATGAAGATATTCAAAAGATACAAGTGTTTCGGTTATTTTTGGAGGATTCTTGTCAAGATTGGTATAACTCTAtgcttataaaatacacaataaacTCAGAATGGggtatttggaaaaaaaaattttgtgaaaCGTATGTGAACAAAGGCTGGTCACCAATAAG gtaa